Proteins encoded within one genomic window of Haladaptatus sp. QDMS2:
- a CDS encoding PQQ-binding-like beta-propeller repeat protein: MRRPSRRTFIKGIGAASAAGLIGTNAMAAESADDGESDWPISDGTVGGTNFTTGAGPSPYADRAWRTDRLPRDPAGVTVVDGTMYLAMSTSEPNNSKGAIAAYDTDSGEQLWKRDHEDEIGEVFAAPTFHDGTLYIPTACAEQATYEMGPDPEVGGLFALDAETGEINWQFKMGAYWDGRALVHDGAVYAVTDTEDSLYAVDAETGTERWKKSSEDAGIDSPVLAGDTLYTTTRDEVMALSPDGTVQWTVDRPDGASGGIVATEDLLYISEVFAETADADKVWALSPEDGSVVWEAETTVESESGQPTANTDPTVGDGLVFVSAYNNGGEYNTLNAFDAKTGEQQWTFSTHVENFIPPRPTMRVSATEDTVYVGTKQETKDPSASTNAIPTVYALDAESGEEQWSYAVSEGHGNLNAGRCVPVDDRLYVTLTDFSNGRLADSKGWVEVFKSSQTTPDAAHIPVDHFSEKEDITATITSDPQDAENKDFDSGTTVTLSGEQSTSENGAITTFEWDIDGDGEYEKTGESVAVELDYCGILELTLRVTDEAGKRDTETIRLSTV; this comes from the coding sequence ATGCGACGACCCTCCAGACGAACGTTCATCAAAGGTATCGGCGCGGCAAGCGCAGCAGGCCTCATCGGCACGAACGCGATGGCTGCTGAATCGGCAGACGACGGTGAAAGCGATTGGCCAATCAGCGATGGCACTGTAGGCGGAACCAACTTCACGACGGGAGCCGGCCCCAGCCCGTACGCGGATCGTGCGTGGCGGACCGACAGGCTCCCACGAGACCCCGCGGGAGTGACTGTCGTCGACGGGACGATGTATCTCGCGATGTCCACGAGCGAACCGAACAACTCGAAGGGCGCAATCGCCGCGTACGACACCGACTCCGGCGAGCAACTGTGGAAGCGCGACCACGAAGACGAGATTGGCGAGGTGTTCGCAGCTCCGACGTTCCACGACGGGACGCTCTACATCCCGACTGCGTGTGCAGAGCAGGCGACCTACGAGATGGGTCCCGACCCAGAAGTCGGTGGACTGTTCGCCCTCGACGCGGAGACGGGCGAAATCAACTGGCAGTTCAAGATGGGCGCGTACTGGGATGGAAGAGCGCTCGTCCACGACGGCGCCGTTTACGCCGTCACAGACACGGAGGATTCCCTGTACGCCGTCGACGCGGAAACTGGCACCGAGCGATGGAAGAAGTCAAGCGAGGACGCCGGAATCGATAGCCCAGTCCTCGCGGGAGACACCCTCTACACGACGACGCGAGACGAGGTCATGGCACTCAGTCCGGATGGAACCGTACAGTGGACCGTCGACAGACCAGACGGAGCATCGGGCGGAATCGTCGCCACAGAAGACTTGCTGTACATCTCGGAAGTGTTTGCCGAGACGGCAGATGCTGACAAAGTGTGGGCGCTCTCGCCCGAGGACGGGTCGGTCGTCTGGGAGGCGGAGACGACCGTCGAAAGCGAGAGCGGCCAGCCAACGGCGAATACCGACCCGACTGTCGGGGATGGGTTGGTCTTCGTGAGTGCGTACAACAACGGCGGCGAGTACAACACGCTCAACGCCTTCGACGCGAAGACAGGGGAGCAACAGTGGACGTTCAGTACGCACGTCGAAAATTTCATCCCACCTCGGCCGACGATGCGGGTGTCGGCGACCGAAGACACGGTATACGTCGGAACCAAACAGGAGACGAAAGACCCGTCTGCCTCGACGAATGCGATACCGACCGTCTACGCCCTCGATGCCGAGTCTGGCGAAGAGCAGTGGAGTTACGCTGTGTCTGAAGGCCACGGCAACCTGAATGCAGGGCGCTGTGTGCCCGTCGACGACCGGCTGTACGTGACGCTCACCGACTTTTCAAACGGCCGCCTCGCCGACTCCAAAGGCTGGGTAGAAGTCTTCAAATCGAGCCAGACGACACCAGACGCGGCACACATCCCAGTCGACCACTTCTCCGAGAAGGAGGACATTACTGCGACGATTACGAGTGACCCGCAGGATGCAGAGAACAAGGACTTTGACTCGGGGACAACGGTCACACTCAGTGGAGAGCAGTCAACGTCTGAGAACGGCGCGATTACCACATTCGAGTGGGACATCGACGGCGATGGCGAGTACGAGAAGACTGGCGAGTCAGTAGCCGTCGAACTGGATTACTGTGGCATTCTGGAGTTGACTCTTCGGGTGACAGACGAAGCAGGCAAGCGCGACACCGAGACAATCAGACTCTCGACAGTCTGA
- a CDS encoding PQQ-binding-like beta-propeller repeat protein, whose amino-acid sequence MRRPSRRTFIKGIGVASAAAFVGTNAIAAEPEETGTDWPTAYGTDGRTSFTTGSGPGPYATGDDDFYGEDATRISEAPHPAVVADGMLFVAGSYDDTTAQTNGEIAAYDANTGDQIWFKNEKLGSIRGAPTVADGTLYVNTQAADNEYGDDETMEPKKGGFLAIDAKTGETKWEFEKTYRWEGSPVVHDGTIYAVSDVYQDTGGLYALNPDGTVKWRLGVDGGALARVGDSLYVGRYRGTVGPGILTKVGTDGTEIWSEKLPISADARTIAATEDMLFFSEEERGSGPTESVFGVSADDGDVVIDSEIAANFDGSRPTHLSSPAVSEDLVYVSSYDRDNEVSAIHALSAESGEEQWQSTTEAHLVGTPSVTAETVYAGGRHDTVRTKDDVAYTRPAALYALDAESGEEKWSYGFFEQRNGRLVRTAVPAHDRLYVQVSDGEEGTVAVLESSESRPDDEHRLADDSPKRAKPHAKITTTPEDANETEHESGTTVTLHGTESTSVNGEISTFEWDIDGDGEYERTGESTDITLDYCGRLTVFLRVTDEAGKTATDGVDLLVS is encoded by the coding sequence ATGCGACGACCCTCCAGACGGACGTTCATAAAAGGTATCGGTGTTGCAAGTGCAGCAGCATTCGTCGGAACTAACGCGATCGCGGCCGAGCCTGAAGAGACAGGCACGGACTGGCCAACCGCCTACGGGACAGACGGGCGGACGAGTTTCACGACGGGGAGCGGTCCCGGTCCGTACGCCACGGGTGACGACGATTTCTACGGCGAGGATGCAACTCGTATCTCCGAAGCACCGCATCCAGCTGTCGTCGCGGACGGGATGCTGTTCGTCGCTGGTTCGTATGACGATACAACCGCGCAGACGAACGGAGAAATCGCCGCCTACGATGCGAACACTGGGGACCAGATCTGGTTCAAAAATGAGAAACTCGGCTCGATTCGCGGTGCACCGACCGTGGCCGACGGGACGCTCTACGTGAACACGCAAGCCGCAGACAACGAGTATGGCGACGACGAGACGATGGAGCCAAAGAAGGGTGGTTTCCTCGCCATTGACGCTAAAACCGGCGAGACGAAGTGGGAATTTGAGAAGACCTACCGATGGGAAGGCAGCCCTGTCGTCCACGACGGGACCATCTACGCTGTGAGCGACGTCTATCAGGACACGGGCGGCCTCTACGCGCTCAATCCTGATGGGACGGTCAAGTGGCGATTGGGGGTTGATGGAGGCGCACTCGCACGGGTGGGCGATTCATTGTATGTCGGCCGTTATCGCGGGACAGTAGGTCCAGGCATTCTCACGAAAGTGGGAACTGATGGGACAGAGATATGGAGCGAAAAACTCCCAATCAGCGCCGATGCCCGTACCATCGCCGCAACAGAGGACATGCTCTTCTTCTCAGAGGAAGAGAGGGGGAGTGGGCCAACAGAATCTGTCTTTGGCGTCTCAGCCGATGACGGAGACGTTGTAATCGATTCGGAGATAGCAGCCAACTTCGACGGCAGCAGACCGACCCATCTCAGCAGTCCCGCAGTGAGTGAAGACCTGGTCTACGTCTCGTCATACGACCGAGATAACGAGGTCAGCGCGATTCACGCACTCTCCGCCGAGTCAGGTGAAGAGCAGTGGCAGTCCACGACCGAAGCCCATCTCGTAGGAACGCCGTCGGTCACTGCGGAGACTGTTTACGCAGGCGGTCGCCACGACACCGTCCGCACGAAGGACGACGTCGCCTACACCCGTCCAGCCGCCTTATACGCCCTCGATGCAGAATCGGGTGAGGAAAAATGGAGCTACGGATTCTTCGAACAGCGGAATGGCCGACTAGTGAGGACCGCAGTCCCCGCCCACGACCGACTCTACGTTCAGGTTTCCGACGGCGAAGAAGGCACAGTCGCAGTCCTCGAATCGAGTGAGTCCAGACCGGACGACGAGCACCGACTTGCCGATGACAGTCCAAAGCGAGCCAAACCACACGCGAAGATTACGACCACGCCGGAGGACGCAAACGAGACGGAACACGAATCCGGGACGACAGTCACGCTCCACGGCACAGAATCCACGTCCGTGAACGGCGAGATTTCCACATTCGAGTGGGACATCGACGGTGATGGCGAGTACGAGCGCACCGGCGAGAGCACCGACATCACGCTTGACTACTGTGGGAGACTCACCGTCTTCCTCCGGGTCACCGACGAAGCCGGGAAAACGGCGACCGACGGCGTCGATCTCCTGGTGAGCTAA
- a CDS encoding PQQ-binding-like beta-propeller repeat protein: MRRTSRRTLLKGIGVAGAAGLIGTNAMATETAAGGTDWPTAFSDDGRTSYTSESGLGPYAALDFHIHNENQDGSLQYDPHPPVVKDGAVFVTTQYKDTFETHGEVVAFDATGEGMVWYETEDIGWVTGPPTVTDDTVYVTTQSALAEPQSDGSYYEPNKGGLLAFDKKTGERKWTFKKREHWQGSPVVHDGTVYAVSGGYRHEGSLYALNPDGTEKWQISGGGSTLARVGETLYTAGAAVGTDGTVKQTFDYDAEGARADTLVATEDHLYLTGDKDTVWAISTDDGSVAWEAQVAPDMADSTANRISAPATGNGLVIVTSYDEENTVSAAHALNVATGEEQWQYVTEAELVSRPSATNNISRPTVTDDTVYVGGRFISVQEKQGGTGRNATQFALDAESGEKQWAFAFAPQFDNLKALAAAQADGRLYVTLSTEGIPPWGSRGSVGVLKPSDTEPGKRHRVADDTPQKPEAPKPEPKITSEPPNAEEKNFDSGATVTLHGSESTSKNGAIEEFEWDIDADGEFEKRGETIDVELDFCGVLDVTLKVTDEAGQTATKSIPLSTV, translated from the coding sequence ATGCGACGAACCTCCAGACGGACGCTCCTCAAAGGCATCGGCGTAGCAGGTGCAGCAGGTCTCATCGGGACCAATGCGATGGCTACCGAGACGGCAGCGGGCGGGACAGACTGGCCAACCGCGTTCAGCGACGACGGCCGGACGAGTTACACGAGCGAGAGCGGACTCGGCCCATACGCTGCCCTCGACTTCCACATCCACAACGAGAACCAAGACGGGTCCCTTCAGTACGACCCCCACCCACCCGTCGTCAAAGACGGCGCGGTGTTCGTGACGACCCAGTACAAGGACACATTCGAAACCCACGGAGAAGTCGTGGCGTTCGACGCGACCGGTGAGGGAATGGTCTGGTACGAGACCGAAGACATCGGCTGGGTCACCGGTCCGCCAACGGTGACCGACGACACCGTGTACGTCACGACGCAGTCTGCGCTGGCCGAACCACAGAGCGACGGGTCGTATTACGAACCGAACAAGGGCGGTCTCCTCGCTTTCGACAAGAAGACGGGCGAGCGCAAGTGGACCTTCAAAAAGCGCGAACACTGGCAGGGAAGCCCCGTCGTCCACGACGGAACCGTCTACGCCGTGTCGGGCGGATATCGCCATGAGGGAAGCCTCTATGCACTCAATCCAGACGGCACTGAAAAATGGCAAATCAGCGGTGGAGGGTCCACCCTCGCCCGTGTCGGAGAGACGCTCTACACCGCAGGTGCTGCTGTCGGGACGGACGGAACCGTCAAACAGACCTTCGACTACGACGCAGAGGGCGCTCGCGCAGACACACTCGTCGCCACCGAAGACCACCTGTACCTGACGGGTGACAAAGATACGGTCTGGGCCATCTCGACGGACGACGGCTCCGTGGCGTGGGAAGCGCAGGTCGCTCCGGACATGGCGGACAGTACGGCGAATCGAATTAGCGCTCCAGCGACGGGCAACGGACTGGTGATCGTGACCTCCTACGACGAAGAGAACACCGTGAGTGCAGCCCACGCACTCAATGTAGCGACGGGTGAGGAGCAGTGGCAGTACGTCACCGAAGCCGAACTCGTGAGCCGACCGTCTGCGACCAACAACATTAGCCGACCGACGGTAACTGACGACACTGTGTACGTCGGCGGGCGCTTCATCTCCGTCCAAGAGAAACAGGGCGGAACGGGTAGAAACGCCACACAGTTCGCCCTCGATGCTGAATCCGGTGAGAAGCAGTGGGCCTTCGCGTTCGCACCGCAATTCGATAATCTCAAAGCACTGGCCGCGGCGCAAGCCGACGGTCGACTCTACGTCACGCTTTCGACCGAGGGTATTCCACCGTGGGGCTCCCGAGGGAGCGTTGGCGTCCTCAAGCCGAGCGACACAGAACCCGGCAAGCGCCACCGCGTGGCCGACGACACGCCACAGAAGCCAGAAGCCCCGAAACCGGAGCCGAAGATTACATCGGAGCCACCGAATGCAGAAGAGAAAAACTTCGATTCGGGCGCGACGGTGACGCTTCACGGGTCTGAGTCCACCTCCAAGAATGGTGCAATCGAGGAATTCGAGTGGGATATCGACGCCGATGGTGAATTCGAAAAGCGTGGTGAAACCATCGACGTCGAACTCGACTTCTGTGGCGTTCTCGACGTGACGCTGAAGGTGACCGACGAGGCCGGCCAAACCGCAACTAAGAGCATCCCTCTCTCTACGGTCTAA
- a CDS encoding PQQ-binding-like beta-propeller repeat protein produces MRRPSRRTLLKGIGIAGTATLLGSNALAAEGEANDVEWPTAFHDDGRTSYAPTTGLGPHAALDFEIDDGGSSPPLENDPLPLVVNDGTLFVTTQYWTSFETHGEIAAYDATGDGLVWYRGEDIGFVEGPPTVAAGTLYVCTNPDGPKAGDDTVREPNKGGLRAYDAETGDLLWKFKKRTRWEGSPIFHDDTLYAVSKEHLYALTPDGTVKWRTENGGYTLARVGETLYTFDYKTLSAISTDGTKKWTKTLPENTDNESLVATGTHLFVTHYDKGNEFSDTVWALSPDDGSVVWKTQVAPDNGDSRANRISAPATDGKKVYVTSIGNNASALHALSVEDGEEVWQYTSGAELVSRPTVTEDTVYAGGTHITSVKDPIPGAAQYAFDAESGEKRWGFGFREGYGYSPVNTAAQANDRLYIQLSGEGYPPHGSEAGVVRVVKPSETPPAGEHKLADDTPEKPEKPKPEPKITTQPPNAEERDFDSGATVTLHGSESTSENGPISSYEWDIDADGEFEKTGESIDVELDYCGVLDVTLRVTDEAGQTATESIPLSTV; encoded by the coding sequence ATGCGACGCCCCTCCAGACGAACGTTACTCAAAGGCATCGGTATTGCAGGCACTGCAACCCTCCTCGGTTCGAACGCGCTCGCTGCCGAAGGTGAAGCAAACGACGTGGAGTGGCCGACGGCGTTCCACGACGACGGCCGGACGAGTTACGCTCCGACGACTGGACTTGGCCCACACGCAGCCCTCGATTTCGAGATCGACGATGGGGGCTCCAGTCCACCGCTGGAAAACGACCCGCTTCCGCTCGTCGTGAATGATGGTACACTATTCGTGACGACCCAGTATTGGACTTCGTTTGAAACTCACGGCGAGATTGCCGCGTACGATGCAACCGGAGATGGTTTGGTCTGGTATCGGGGCGAAGATATTGGCTTCGTCGAAGGACCGCCAACTGTCGCAGCGGGTACGCTGTACGTCTGCACGAACCCGGATGGACCGAAGGCTGGCGACGATACAGTTCGAGAACCGAACAAAGGTGGACTTCGTGCCTACGACGCCGAAACTGGCGACCTCTTGTGGAAGTTCAAAAAGCGCACGCGGTGGGAGGGAAGTCCCATCTTCCATGACGACACCCTTTACGCGGTAAGCAAAGAACACCTCTACGCGCTCACTCCCGATGGTACGGTGAAGTGGCGTACCGAGAATGGAGGGTATACTCTCGCCCGCGTCGGAGAAACACTCTACACATTCGACTACAAGACGCTCTCAGCTATCAGCACTGACGGTACGAAGAAATGGACGAAAACCCTTCCAGAAAACACGGATAATGAGTCACTTGTCGCGACCGGAACGCATCTCTTCGTAACGCATTACGACAAAGGCAACGAGTTCTCCGACACAGTGTGGGCGCTCTCTCCCGATGATGGGTCTGTAGTGTGGAAGACACAGGTTGCGCCCGACAACGGCGACAGTAGAGCGAACCGAATCAGTGCCCCAGCCACAGACGGCAAAAAGGTGTACGTCACCTCGATTGGGAATAACGCATCTGCGCTTCACGCACTCTCAGTAGAGGACGGTGAAGAGGTGTGGCAGTACACTTCTGGAGCAGAACTGGTGAGCAGACCAACAGTCACCGAAGACACCGTGTACGCCGGCGGCACGCACATTACGAGCGTCAAAGACCCGATTCCCGGTGCTGCTCAATACGCGTTCGATGCTGAATCCGGTGAGAAACGGTGGGGCTTCGGATTCCGAGAAGGATACGGCTATTCTCCGGTCAATACGGCAGCGCAGGCGAACGATCGTCTCTACATACAACTTTCGGGAGAGGGGTACCCGCCACACGGGTCCGAAGCCGGAGTCGTTCGTGTCGTCAAACCAAGCGAGACCCCACCTGCCGGTGAACACAAACTCGCAGACGACACACCCGAGAAACCGGAGAAGCCGAAACCGGAACCAAAAATCACGACCCAGCCGCCTAACGCAGAAGAGCGCGACTTCGACTCCGGCGCGACGGTGACGCTCCACGGGTCTGAATCCACCTCTGAGAACGGTCCAATTTCGTCCTACGAATGGGACATCGACGCCGACGGTGAGTTCGAAAAGACCGGCGAATCCATCGACGTCGAACTGGACTACTGTGGTGTGCTCGACGTGACGCTCCGCGTCACCGACGAAGCCGGACAGACAGCTACCGAAAGCATCCCCCTCTCTACGGTCTAA
- a CDS encoding PQQ-binding-like beta-propeller repeat protein, with protein MVRPSRRTFLKGIGIAGAAGLIGSNAMAATPADEGTGWPVSRGTDARTGYTQGSGPGPYAAPSWSPGNDLSGDPTEVTVADGTAYIGTVVYYDYGDSSGEVAAYDATGEGVRWIRNDDSIGAVDGPVTVADGRVLVSTSPAVAYTAGDSQDETPPNGGLMALDAETGDTLWVNKDVGTNDAALVRDGTVYLGPVAVDLETGDEQWRVAIDDDVAVESQALGADSIYVATSETVAEISLDGTVQWKADPPDGINATSLATDGDHLYLTEDSYPRSDTVWALSPDDGSVVWETQVAADFADSEPNHLSAPAVADGTVYVASEDSTAPPDNDYQNDDDERVGALHALSAETGEEQWQFTTAAQLMSTPAVTDNTVYVGGTYPTEDAVKYERDAGYFEHGSTYVGTVYARPAIYALNRADGSEQWSYGIDETASDTYVNTTTVADGHLYVQVMEPELPPYGYIGGVYVLESSESEPGPTHTLVDDTPYKEEEPVRAVITSDPENAEELDFDSGATVTLSGGDSSSPTGEIVSYEWDIDADGEFEKSGESIEVELDYCGILEMTLRVTDDSDRTQTTSISLSTV; from the coding sequence ATGGTCCGACCCTCCAGACGGACGTTTTTGAAAGGCATCGGCATCGCCGGAGCCGCAGGCCTCATCGGTTCGAACGCGATGGCCGCAACACCAGCCGACGAAGGGACTGGCTGGCCAGTGAGTCGCGGAACTGACGCCCGCACCGGCTACACGCAGGGGAGTGGCCCCGGTCCGTACGCCGCACCGAGCTGGTCTCCGGGCAACGATCTCTCCGGGGACCCGACCGAGGTGACGGTCGCAGACGGCACCGCGTACATTGGAACCGTCGTCTACTACGATTACGGCGACAGCAGCGGCGAGGTCGCCGCCTACGACGCCACCGGCGAAGGCGTACGCTGGATTCGCAACGACGACAGCATCGGCGCGGTCGATGGCCCCGTCACGGTAGCGGATGGGCGAGTGCTCGTCTCGACCTCCCCCGCAGTCGCGTACACGGCTGGCGATAGCCAGGACGAAACTCCACCGAACGGCGGCCTCATGGCGCTCGACGCCGAGACCGGCGACACCCTCTGGGTGAACAAAGACGTCGGGACGAACGACGCCGCGCTCGTCCGCGACGGAACAGTCTACCTCGGCCCGGTCGCCGTCGACCTCGAAACAGGCGACGAACAATGGCGCGTCGCTATCGACGACGACGTCGCCGTCGAATCACAGGCACTCGGCGCGGATTCCATCTACGTCGCAACGAGCGAGACGGTCGCCGAAATCAGTCTCGATGGCACGGTCCAGTGGAAGGCAGACCCACCGGACGGCATCAACGCCACCTCACTCGCCACCGACGGAGACCACCTCTACCTGACCGAGGACAGCTATCCACGCTCGGACACGGTGTGGGCGCTCTCGCCCGATGACGGCTCCGTGGTCTGGGAGACGCAGGTCGCTGCCGACTTCGCTGACAGCGAGCCAAACCACCTGAGCGCACCCGCCGTCGCCGACGGCACGGTGTACGTCGCCTCCGAGGATTCGACCGCCCCGCCGGATAACGATTATCAGAACGACGACGACGAGCGGGTTGGCGCCCTCCACGCCCTCTCCGCCGAAACTGGCGAGGAACAGTGGCAGTTCACGACGGCCGCCCAGCTCATGAGCACCCCCGCAGTCACCGACAACACGGTCTACGTCGGCGGTACGTACCCGACCGAGGATGCCGTGAAGTACGAGCGAGATGCTGGCTACTTCGAACACGGCTCTACGTACGTCGGCACCGTCTACGCTCGGCCCGCGATTTACGCGCTGAACCGCGCAGACGGGAGCGAGCAGTGGAGTTACGGCATCGACGAGACTGCAAGCGACACCTACGTCAACACGACGACGGTGGCAGACGGCCACCTCTACGTTCAGGTGATGGAACCGGAGCTCCCCCCATACGGATACATTGGTGGGGTGTACGTTCTCGAATCGAGCGAAAGCGAACCCGGTCCCACGCACACGCTCGTCGACGACACGCCGTACAAGGAGGAAGAACCCGTACGCGCAGTCATCACCTCCGACCCTGAAAATGCCGAAGAACTGGACTTCGACTCCGGCGCGACAGTCACCCTCTCAGGCGGAGATTCCAGTTCGCCCACTGGTGAAATCGTCTCATACGAATGGGACATCGACGCCGACGGTGAATTCGAGAAATCCGGCGAATCCATCGAGGTCGAACTGGACTACTGTGGGATTCTGGAGATGACCCTGCGCGTGACCGACGACTCCGACAGGACACAGACGACCTCCATCTCCCTCTCTACGGTCTAA
- a CDS encoding PQQ-binding-like beta-propeller repeat protein, which yields MSRPSRRTFLKGIGITAATGLLGTNALAVAPAGEELDWPVSRGTAGRTGYTTGQGPHPYAAPGWSPGDDLSGDPTEVTVASGTTYIGTVASYDIDESHGEVAAYNATSGGVRWIRSDDSIGAVMAAPTVADGRVFVAAKPAVVYTGGDRQDETPPNGGVMALSAETGETLWTSMEPREPEDAVLVHDGMAYAVSEATIYALDTETGDVQWTAEIATDNSIRAQAASGAALYVATPQTIGAVGVDGTVQWETPMPDGADAASLVATETHLYLTMSDGAAPTTDTVWALAVEDGSVVWETQVAAEFQDSVPNRLSAPAVADGTVYVASDDSTERAANGPDAPEDNERVGALHALSADSGEERWQFTTAAELRSIPSVSNGTVYVGGTYPTEASVEDEKELGYFEHGSTYVGSSYARPVVFALNTEDGAEQWSYGVDENADDSYVRTAVPANDHLYVQVTGPGVPPNGEVGSIHALAASDSAPGPEHTLVDDTPYQETAPVEAVITTDPENAENLDFDSGAVVTLSGSESSSPNGEIVSYEWDIDGDGNYEETGESIDVELEYCGILEVTLRVTDETEVTQTTSISLSTV from the coding sequence ATGTCCCGGCCCTCCAGACGGACGTTCCTGAAAGGTATCGGCATCACCGCCGCAACCGGCCTGCTTGGCACGAACGCACTCGCAGTCGCTCCGGCCGGTGAGGAGCTTGACTGGCCTGTGAGCCGCGGCACAGCCGGGCGGACGGGATACACCACAGGACAGGGGCCACACCCGTATGCAGCCCCCGGCTGGTCACCCGGCGACGACCTCTCCGGAGACCCGACCGAAGTGACGGTGGCCTCCGGAACCACCTACATCGGCACGGTCGCATCCTACGACATCGACGAGAGTCACGGCGAGGTCGCGGCGTACAATGCCACCAGCGGCGGCGTCCGCTGGATTCGCTCTGACGACTCGATTGGCGCGGTGATGGCGGCCCCGACCGTGGCTGACGGCCGCGTGTTCGTCGCCGCAAAACCAGCAGTCGTCTACACGGGCGGCGACCGACAGGACGAAACTCCGCCGAACGGCGGCGTCATGGCGCTCTCAGCAGAGACCGGCGAGACGCTGTGGACGAGCATGGAACCGCGAGAGCCAGAGGATGCGGTGCTCGTCCACGACGGGATGGCCTACGCCGTCTCAGAGGCGACAATCTACGCCCTCGACACGGAAACGGGCGACGTGCAGTGGACGGCGGAGATAGCTACCGACAACAGCATTCGTGCCCAAGCGGCGAGTGGGGCCGCACTCTACGTCGCCACGCCACAGACGATTGGCGCAGTTGGCGTCGACGGCACCGTCCAGTGGGAAACGCCGATGCCAGACGGCGCGGACGCAGCATCCCTCGTGGCGACCGAAACCCACCTCTATCTGACGATGAGCGACGGCGCGGCACCAACCACTGACACGGTCTGGGCACTGGCTGTCGAGGATGGGTCGGTCGTCTGGGAGACACAGGTTGCCGCCGAGTTCCAAGACAGCGTCCCAAATCGGCTGAGCGCACCCGCCGTGGCAGACGGGACGGTGTACGTCGCAAGCGACGACAGCACCGAACGCGCCGCAAACGGGCCGGACGCGCCGGAAGACAACGAGCGAGTCGGCGCACTCCACGCGCTCTCCGCAGACTCGGGCGAGGAGCGGTGGCAGTTCACGACGGCCGCCGAGTTGCGAAGCATTCCGTCGGTCAGCAACGGAACGGTGTACGTCGGAGGAACCTACCCGACCGAAGCATCCGTCGAAGACGAAAAAGAGCTGGGCTACTTCGAGCACGGTTCGACATACGTCGGGTCGAGTTACGCCCGCCCGGTGGTGTTCGCACTCAACACCGAAGATGGCGCAGAGCAGTGGAGCTACGGCGTAGACGAGAACGCAGACGACAGCTACGTGCGAACCGCCGTCCCGGCGAACGACCACCTCTACGTGCAGGTGACTGGTCCAGGAGTGCCACCGAACGGCGAGGTCGGAAGCATCCACGCGCTCGCCGCAAGCGACAGTGCCCCCGGCCCGGAACACACGCTCGTAGACGATACACCGTATCAGGAAACCGCACCCGTCGAGGCAGTAATTACGACTGACCCGGAAAATGCAGAGAATCTCGATTTCGACTCGGGCGCGGTGGTGACCCTCTCCGGGAGTGAATCGAGTTCGCCAAACGGCGAGATTGTTTCCTATGAGTGGGACATCGATGGCGACGGTAACTACGAAGAAACCGGCGAATCCATCGACGTGGAACTCGAGTACTGTGGCATCCTCGAAGTGACCCTGCGAGTGACCGATGAAACCGAGGTTACCCAAACGACCAGTATCTCGCTTTCGACGGTATAA